Proteins encoded in a region of the Psychromicrobium lacuslunae genome:
- a CDS encoding TetR/AcrR family transcriptional regulator encodes MPSQTGSSANSTTPRRRHSERELTFAEQARREQLINVTIELIAQNGAARTSLQSIAEAASITKAAVLYHYPSKQAVIQAAYEVVRTGLIEHMRQKITAADGPSAAVEAYLTSQLAYLTEHPHHVRVMAESFNDPTSGISEHTDTETRWRPLAELIARAQQAGEYEASANASTHAIIYGGAVDALTAETLSNPDFSLKSGAIGIIEILHAFTKSSN; translated from the coding sequence ATGCCCTCGCAAACCGGTAGTTCTGCCAACTCGACCACACCTCGGCGTCGCCACTCAGAGCGAGAACTGACCTTTGCAGAGCAGGCGCGCCGTGAACAACTCATCAACGTCACAATAGAACTCATCGCTCAAAACGGCGCCGCGCGCACCTCTTTGCAAAGCATTGCCGAAGCAGCCTCGATCACCAAGGCTGCAGTGCTCTACCACTACCCTTCCAAGCAGGCAGTTATTCAGGCAGCCTACGAAGTCGTCAGAACCGGGCTCATCGAACACATGCGCCAGAAAATCACCGCCGCTGACGGTCCCAGCGCTGCGGTCGAGGCGTATCTCACCTCTCAATTGGCTTATCTGACAGAACACCCTCACCACGTCCGGGTGATGGCCGAATCTTTCAATGACCCGACGAGCGGAATTAGTGAGCATACCGACACTGAGACTCGATGGCGCCCACTCGCCGAGCTGATAGCCCGAGCTCAGCAAGCGGGTGAGTACGAAGCCAGCGCCAATGCCAGCACCCACGCAATCATCTACGGTGGGGCGGTCGACGCGCTTACCGCCGAGACTCTTAGCAACCCCGATTTCTCACTCAAATCTGGCGCGATAGGAATTATCGAAATACTGCACGCCTTCACCAAATCGAGTAACTGA
- a CDS encoding GOLPH3/VPS74 family protein, giving the protein MNNSQICLTEALFLLAHKPDGKRLIQRKYLKIGLAGALLTDLAEHRRISINAGKVVSENGSAALSGLLAEPDDLIRAETQPRTAKHWVRKFRSSNIERNVSSRLQERGLVQSQSDALLGIFPIVRHLPEPEILAQLGSLLTDVLRGQSQPTGWNASLISLCDATGLLRRILPAVSKAEVKAIVEGEWASEAVRKVIKQANSAVRMAIISTVNANNGSQGF; this is encoded by the coding sequence ATGAACAATTCTCAGATCTGTCTCACCGAGGCACTGTTTCTTTTGGCTCATAAACCGGATGGGAAACGACTCATCCAGCGTAAATACCTTAAAATCGGACTCGCAGGCGCCCTCCTGACGGATCTAGCAGAGCATCGTCGCATTTCAATCAACGCAGGCAAAGTGGTATCTGAAAATGGCAGTGCAGCGTTATCTGGGCTGCTAGCAGAGCCTGATGATCTGATCCGAGCCGAGACCCAACCACGCACCGCGAAACATTGGGTCAGGAAATTTAGAAGCAGCAACATCGAAAGAAACGTCAGCTCTCGCTTACAAGAACGAGGCCTCGTACAGTCGCAGAGCGATGCGCTGCTCGGCATTTTCCCTATAGTTCGTCACTTACCTGAACCAGAGATCTTGGCGCAGCTAGGATCTCTGCTCACCGACGTTTTGAGGGGGCAGAGTCAGCCCACCGGCTGGAATGCCTCGCTGATCAGCTTGTGTGATGCCACTGGACTTCTGAGGAGAATTTTGCCAGCAGTCTCAAAGGCCGAAGTAAAGGCGATCGTTGAAGGGGAATGGGCTTCCGAAGCGGTGCGGAAGGTCATCAAGCAAGCGAACTCGGCCGTCCGGATGGCGATCATCTCCACGGTAAATGCTAATAACGGCTCGCAAGGTTTCTGA